CCCCCACGATCCGATCCCCGCTCTCGGCGAGGGCCAGCGTAAGGTCGAACTTCGCGCTCTCCTGCGCGGAGGCCGGCGCGGCCGCGGACTGCAGCCCCGGCAGCTCCAGTGTGCCGTCCGGCGCGTTCTGCCACGCGAACATCACCTGGAAGAGCGGGCTGTGCGCCAGGCTGCGTACCGGCTGCAGCAGCTCCACCACCTGCTCGAAGGGAACGTCCTGGTGGTGCTGAGCGCCCAGGGAGCGCTCCTTCACCCGCCCCAGCAGCTCCGCCACGGTGGGCGCGCCCGAGAGGTCCACGCGCAGCGCCAGGGTGTTGACGAAGAAGCCGATCAGACCCTCGATCTCGCTCCGCCCGCGGTTGGCGCTCGGGGTGCCGACTACGACGTCATCCTGGCCCGACAGCCGGGCGAGCACGGCCGCCCATCCGGCGAGCAGCGTCATGTGGAGGGTGGCACCGTGCCGCTGCCCCAGCGTCCTGAGCGCCGCGGTCAGCGCCTCGTCCAGCTCCACCTTCAGCGACGCACCCGCGAAATCCTGCCGCGCCGGGCGCGGATGGTCGGCAGGAAGCTCCAGCAGCTCCGGCGCGCCCGCGAGCGTCTCGCGCCAGTAGTCCGCCTGCGCCTCCAGCACGGGCCCTTCCACCCAGCGGCGGTGCCACGCGGCGTAGTCGGCGTACTGCACCGGCAGCGGCGGGAGCGGATCGGGCTCGCCGCGGGCGAAGGCGGCGTAGAGCGCGGAGAGCTCGCCGAAGAGCACCCCCATCGACCAGCCGTCGGAGACGATGTGGTGCATCGTCAGCAGCAGCACGTGGTCGTCCGCCGCCATCCGCACCAGGCGCCCACGGATCAGCGGGCCGTGCTCCAGGTCGAACGGCGCGCTCGCCTCGTCCTGCACCAGGCGGCGCAGCTCGTCCTCCGCGTCCGCCGAGGCACGGAGGTCGTGCTCCACCAGATGGAACGCGCTCTCCTCGACCGCGGCGACGCGCTGGAACGGCTCGCCATCCACCGCGGGGAAGGTCGTCCGCAGCGCTTCGTGGCGCGCGACGATGCGGTCCAGCGCGCGGACCAGCGCGCCGCGGTCCAGCTCGCCCTGCAAGCGCAGGCTCATCGGGATGTGGTACGCCGCGCCGGTGCCGCCCAGCTGCTCCAGGAACCACAGCCGCTGCTGCGCGAACGACAGCTCCAGCCGCCCGCCGCGCTCCGCGGGAACGATGGCCGGGAGATCGGCGCGCGCGGCGGTCTCCAGCCCGCGCGCGAAGTCCGCCAGCACGGGGCGCTCGAACAGGTCGCCCGCCAGGGCCTCCACGCCCAGCGCCTCCCGCACGCGCGAGACCACGCGCACCGCCACGAGCGAGTGTCCACCCAGCTCGATGAAGTGGTCGCGGCGCCCGACGCGCTCCGCGCCCAGCAGCTCCGACCAGATCTCCGCCAGCGCCTGCTCCGTCTCCCCTACCGGCTCCTCGTAGTCGCGCACGGCGAACGCGTCCGCGTCGGGCGCGGGGAGCGCGCGGCGGTCCACCTTGCCGCTGGGCGTGAGCGGCATCGCGTCCAGCCGCACGTACGCCGCCGGCACCATGTGCTCCGGGAGCCGCTCGGCCAGGTGCGCCTTCAGCGCCTCCACGGCGACCGGCTCGTCGGCCAGGTAGTACGCCACCAGCCGCTTCTCGCCCGGCGCGTCCTCTCGCGCCACGACGACGGCCTCTCGCACCGCCGGATGCTCCACCAGCTGCGCCTCGATCTCGCCCGGCTCCACGCGGAAGCCGCGGATCTTCACCTGCGCGTCGGTGCGGCCGGCGAACGCCAGCGCCCCCTCCGGCAGCCATCGGCCCAGGTCGCCCGTGCGGTACAGCCGCGCGCCCGGCTCGCCCGAGAGCGGGTCGGGGACGAAGCGCTCCGCCGTCAGCGCCGGGCGGTCCAGGTAGCCGCGCGCCACCCCTACGCCCCCCACGTACAGCTCGCCGACGACGCCGACCGGCACCGGCCGCATCCGCCCGTCCAGCACGAACACGCGGGTGTTGGCCGCCGGCGCGCCGATCGGCGTCACCCGCTCGCCACCTGCCGTATCGGGCACGTCGTGGAGGGTGGCGCAGATGGTGGTCTCCGTGGGCCCGTAGCCGTTGACGATCCGCAGCCCGGGAACGCTCCGCCGGATCTCCGCCAGCAGCGGCTCGGGGATGGGCTCGACGCCGACGAGCAAGCGATGCAGACGGATGCGATCGGGTGATCGCGAAACGCGCTCACGCAGCTCGGGGAGGAAGTACGGCGGCAGGTAGGCGCTGCCGACCTCGCGCGCCTCCATCCAGTCCAGGAAGGCGCCCGCCTCCAGCCTCGCTTCCTCGCGCGGGATGCAGAGCCGCCCGCCGGCCAGCAGCGCGGAGAAGATCTCGTAGACCGAGACGTCGAAGCTGGTGCTGGTCCACAGGCTGCACCCGTCGCCCTCGCCGATCGGCGCGCGACGCTGCACGTCGGCCAGCAGGCTCACCACGCCGCGGTGCGGCACCGTCACGCCCTTGGGACGTCCCGTGCTCCCCGAGGTGTAGATGACGTAGGCGAGGTGGTCGGGCGTGAGCCCCGCCGGCCGCGGATCGGCGGCAGGGAGATGCGCCCACGCCGCTTCGTCGGCGGGGTCGAGCACCGGCACGCCGGCCGCCGCGAACCGCGCCGCCTGCGGCCGCGACGCCAGCAGCACCGCGGGACGGCTGTCGGACAGCATGTAGCGCAGCCGCTCGTCCGGATACGATGGATCCAGCGGCACGTATGCTCCGCCGGCCTTGAGCACGGCCAGCATCGCCACCACCATCTCCACCCCGCGCTCCACGCAGAGCGCCGCCCGCGCGTCCGGGCCCACGCCCAGCGCGCGGAGGTGGTGCGCAAGGCGATTGGCGCGCGCGTTCAGCTCCGCGTAGGTGAGACGCTCCCTTTCGAACCACACCGCCTCCGCGCCCGGCGTCCGCTCCACCTGGGCTTCGAAGAGCTCGTGGACGCACGCGCCGGCGGGGAACGCGGCATCGGTGGCGTTCCACTCTTCCACCACCAGCTGCCGCTCGGCATCGGGGAGCAGCTCCAGTCGCTCCACGCTCCCCCGCTCGTCCGCCACCATCCCTTCCAGCACGCGGCGCAGGTAGCCGACCCAGCGCTCCACCGTCGCCCGTTCGAAGAGCGCGGTCGCATACGTCACGCTGCCGGCGATCCGCCCCTCCCTTTCGCCCAACGCGAGGGAGAGGTCGAACTTCGCCTGTACGTGCGAGGATTCCGGGCCCACACCATCCACGTCGCCGGCGAGGTCGCCGCACACTTCCACCGCCGGAGGAGACAGCCCGTCCCCGCGGGGCGTGTTCCGCCACGCGAACGTCACCTGGAACAGCGGGTGGTGCGACAGGCTGCGCGCCGGCTGCAGCAGCTCCATCACCCGCTCGAAGGGGATGTCCTGGTGCCGCTGCGCCTCCAGCGCCCGCTCCTTCACCCGTTCCAGCAGCTCCGCCACGGTGGGCGCGCCGGAGAGGTCGACGCGCAGCGCCAGGGTGTTGGCGACGAAGCCGATCGGCCCCTCGATCTCCCGGCGCCCGCGGCCTGCCGCCGGCGTACCGATGACCACGTCCGCCTGCCCCGAAAGCCGGCTCAGCACCACCGCCCAGCCGGCCAGGAGCGTCATGTACAGCGTGGCCCCATGCCGCTGCGAGAGTGCTTCGAGCCCGGCGCTCAGCTCCTCGTCCAGCTCCACCCCCACGCTGCCGCCGGCGCGGTCCTGCCGCGCCGGACGCGCATGGTCGGTGGGCAGCTCCAGCAGCCCGGGCGCACCGGAGAGCGTCGTCTTCCAGTACTCCGCCGCGGCCTGCAGGGGAGCGATGGCCCCGGGGAGCTTCACGCGCTCGGCGGTCGAAGGGTTCGTCATGGCACGGTCTCCGCGCCGGGCTGGCGAACGAGCTGCGCGAGCCGTGCGAGGGTTTCGGGGTCGAACCGGGCGAGCCGCAGCTCCAGGATCCGTTCGGCGAGCTCCGCGAGCACGGGCTTCTCGAACACAGCGGCCACTGCGAGCTCGACGTCCAGCACCTGCCGCACTCGCGAGACGACCTGCGTCGCCAGCAGGGAGTGGCCGCCCAGATCGAAGAAGTGGTCCCTCCGGCCCACCCGCTCCACTTTCAGCAGCTCCGTCCAGATCTCCGCGAGAGCCACCTCGATCTTCCCGACCGGCGCCTCGTACTCCCGCGACGCGTACGCGTCTCCCTCCGGGGCCGGCAGCGCCTTGCGGTCCAGCTTCCCGTTCGGCGTGAGCGGCAGCGCCTCCAGCCGCACCCAGGCCGACGGGACCATGTACTCCGGCAGCAGCGCCTTCAGGTGCGCCCGGAGCGCGGCGGCATCGGGCCCGTCGGCGCCTTCGCCCGAGGCGACCCAGTAGGCGGCGAGCCGCCGGTCGCCGCCCTCCACCTCCCGCGCGATCACCGCAGCTTCCTGGATCGCCGGATGCGACGCCAGGGCGCTCTCCACCTCGCCCAGCTCCACGCGGAAGCCGCGCACCTTCACCTGCTGGTCGGCGCGCCCCAGCGGCTCCACCTCGCCGTCGGGGCGGTAGCGGCCCAGGTCGCCGGTGCGGTAGAGCCGGTCGCGCGGCTCTCCCGTCCACGGGTTGACCACGAAGCGCGACGCCGAGAGCGCCGCGTCGTCCAGGTAGCCGGCCGCCAGGTGCGGCGAGCGCAGCCAGATCTCGCCCACCTCGCCCACGCCGGCCAGCTCGCCCGCGGCGTTGCGAACCAGGAGCTGCACCCCGGGGATCCCGCGTCCGAGGGGGATGATCTCCTTCTGCTCGGCTGCGGGATCGACCACGTGGTACGAGACCGCGCGCTGCGTCTCGGTCGATCCGTAGTAGTTGACGACGGTCAGGACCGGCGCCAGGCCGACCAGCCGCTGCACGTCGGCGCGGCGGAGGACGTCGCCCACGAAGAAGGCGCGGCGCAGCGAATCGATCCGCTCGCCCTCGGACGCGCCGGCCAGGAGCTGGCCCATCGCCGGGGTCAGGTGCGCCACGGTGACCCCCGCCTCGCGCATCCACCGGGCGAGGTAGCCGGGGGTCCCGATCTCGTCCGGCTCCGGCACGACGACCGCCGCACCGAGCTGGAGGGGGGTGAAGACGTCGCGGTGCAGCGGGTCGTGCGCCAGGCCGGAGAGGAGGCTGAAGCGGTCGGACGCCGCGAGCCCGAACTCCGCCGCCAGCCACGGCGTGAAGTGCGTGAGCGACGAGTGCCGCCCCATCACCGCCTTGGGCGTCCCCGTCGTCCCCGACGTGAACGACAGGTAGGCGAGTGTATCGGCGCCGATGTCGATCCGCGGCGCCTCGCCGGCCGCACCGAGGCCGTCGACGTCCTCCGCCGGTGCGTCGCCGCGCGGCCGGAGGACCACGCGCGTGCGGATGGTGGCGTCGAGCAGCGCCGCCACCTCGCGCGGGAGGTCGCCCGCGGCGGCGAGGTGGAGGTGCGCGGCGGGGCGCGCGATGCGGACGTACTCGGCCAGGCGGGCCGCCGGGTAGGCCGGATCGAGGACGAGGAAGGCCGCGCCGCTCTTCATCGTCCCCACCAGCGCGCGCACCAGCGCGGCGCTGCGGTGGCCGGTGATCGCCACCACGTCGCCGGTTCCGACGGCGTGGTCGGCGAGCCTGCGGGCGATGCGGTCCGTCGCCGCGTCCAGTTCGGCGTACGTCCACCGCTCGCGCGGGTCCTCGACGGCCAGCGCTTCCGGATCCTTCACCGCGTGGGCGGCGAACGCCTCGTGCACGGCGCCGCGCCAGCTCTCGTCCAGCGGCTCGGCCGGATCGGGAAGGACGCCGCGCGCCGCTTCCGTCGCCAGCGACAGCGCGCCCACGCGGGTCTCCGGCGCGGCCACGGACTGGCGGAGCACGCCTTCGAGCTGCGCCAGCAGCCCGCGCATCCGCGGCGCGTCGAAGAGGTCGGCGGCGTAGACCAGGAAGACGGCGATCCCCCCGCCCCGCTCCTCCACGTACAGCGTGAGGTCGAACTTGCTGGCCGCCTCGCCGTCCGTGCCGCCCCCCGCCACCTCCAGGCCGTCGGCACTGAAGGCGCCTTCCTGGAAGTTGAGGAGGTTGAGCATCACCTGGAACACGGGGGCGTGCGCCAGGCTCCGCTCGGGGCGCACCTCCTCCAGCACCCGCTCGAAGGGAAGCTCCTGGTGCGCGTACGCGGACAGCGTGGTCTCGCGCACCCGCCCCAGCAGCTCGCGGAAGCTCGGGTCGCCCGAGAGGTCGGTCCGCAACGCCAGCGAGTTGAGGAAGAGCCCCACCATCCGGTCGGTCTCCGCCCGCGTCCGCCCCGCGATCGGCGTCCCGACCACGACGTCTTCCTGCCCGGCCAGGCGCCCGAGCACCACGTCCAGCGCGGCGAGGAGGACCATGAACAGCGTGGCGCCCTCGCGCCGGGCCAGCGCGTTCACCTCCGCCGCCAGGCCGGACGGGACGAGCAGGTGCTCGACCCCGCCGCGGTGCGATTCCATCGGCGGCCGGGGACGGTCGGTCGGCAGCTCCAGGAGCGCCGGAGCGCCCTCCAGCGCGCGCCGCCAGAACTCCACCTGCCGCTCCAGCGCGGCGCCGGACAGGTGCTCGCGCTGCCAGGCCGCGTAGTCCGCGTACTGCAGCGCGGGCTCCGGCAGCGGCGACGGCTCGCCGCGCGAGAAGGCGCCGTAGAGCGCGGAGAGCTCCTCCTTCAGCACTCCCACCGTCCACCCGTCGCCGATGACGTGGTGGAGGTTGAGGAGGAGGTGGTGCTCGGCGTCGGCCACGTGGACAAGCGACGCGCGGAAGAGCGGCCCGCGCGCCAGGTCGAACCGGTGCCCCGAGGCTTCGGCCGCCAGGCGCCCGGCCTCGGCCCGCCGCTCGCTCTCGGGGAGGTGCCGCAGGTCGGCGACCGGCAGGTCGAAGTCGGCCGGGGCCGGGGCGATCCGCTGCACGGGAACGCCGTCGACGGCCGGGAGCGTGGTGCGCAGCGGCTCGTGGCGGCGCACCAGCTCGGCCAGCGCGCGGCGGAGCGCCTCGGCGTCGAGAGCGCCGGTGATGCGGTACGAGAACGGGATGGCGTACGCCGGGCTCCCCGGGTCCAGCGCGTCCACGAACCAGAGCCGCTCCTGCGCGAACGTCAACGGCAGGTCGCCTTCGCGCGCGGCGGGGGCGATGGCGTCGTCGGCCGCCGCGCCGGTGCCGCGGAGCTGGTCGATCTCGGCCGCGAGCTCGGAGAGGACCGGCCGCTCGAAGACGGCGCGGATCGGGAGGTCCACGCCGAAGACCTGGCGGACGCGCGCGGCGACGCGGGTCGCCAGCAGCGAGTGGCCGCCCAGCTCGAAGAAGTGGTCCCACCGGCCTGCCTGCTCCGCCCCCAGCAGCTCGGCCCAGATCTCCGCCAGCGCCCGCTCGGTCTCGCCCACCGGCGCCTCGTAGCCGCGCCGCGCGTACGCGTCGCCTTCGGGGGCGGGGAGCGCCTTGCGGTCCAGCTTGCCGTTGGGCGTCAGCGGCAGCGCCTCCAGGCGCACGTACGCCGCCGGCACCATGTGCTCGGGGAGGCGCGCGCCCAGGTGAGCGCGGAGCGGTTCGATCTCGAGAACGGCGTCGCTCGTGTAATACGCCGCCAGCCGCCTGTCGCCGGCCGCATCCTCGCGCGCGGTCACCACCGCCTCGCGCACCTGCGGATGCTCCAGCAGCCGCGCCTCGATCTCGCCCACCTCCACGCGGAAGCCGCGGATCTTCACCTGGAAGTCGTTGCGGCCCAGGAACTCCAGAACTGCAGTGCGGGAGTGCGGAAGTGCGGGAGTGCGTTGGCCCTCGTGCGAATCCAGCGCACTTCCGCACTCATGCACTTCCGCACTCGTAGTCTCGGTACGCCACCGGGCCAGGTCTCCCGTCCGGTACAGGCGTGCCCCCGGCTCGCCGCCGAACGGATCGGGGACGAAGCGCTCCGCCGTCTGCCCCGGCTGGCCGAGGTAGCCGCGCACCACGCCCACGCCCCCCACGTACAGCTCGCCCGGCACGCCGAAGGGCACCGGCTGCATCCGCGCGTCGAGCACGTAGACCCGCACGTTCGCGATCGGCTTCCCGATGGGTGGACGTCCGCTGG
This genomic window from Longimicrobium sp. contains:
- a CDS encoding amino acid adenylation domain-containing protein, translated to MTNPSTAERVKLPGAIAPLQAAAEYWKTTLSGAPGLLELPTDHARPARQDRAGGSVGVELDEELSAGLEALSQRHGATLYMTLLAGWAVVLSRLSGQADVVIGTPAAGRGRREIEGPIGFVANTLALRVDLSGAPTVAELLERVKERALEAQRHQDIPFERVMELLQPARSLSHHPLFQVTFAWRNTPRGDGLSPPAVEVCGDLAGDVDGVGPESSHVQAKFDLSLALGEREGRIAGSVTYATALFERATVERWVGYLRRVLEGMVADERGSVERLELLPDAERQLVVEEWNATDAAFPAGACVHELFEAQVERTPGAEAVWFERERLTYAELNARANRLAHHLRALGVGPDARAALCVERGVEMVVAMLAVLKAGGAYVPLDPSYPDERLRYMLSDSRPAVLLASRPQAARFAAAGVPVLDPADEAAWAHLPAADPRPAGLTPDHLAYVIYTSGSTGRPKGVTVPHRGVVSLLADVQRRAPIGEGDGCSLWTSTSFDVSVYEIFSALLAGGRLCIPREEARLEAGAFLDWMEAREVGSAYLPPYFLPELRERVSRSPDRIRLHRLLVGVEPIPEPLLAEIRRSVPGLRIVNGYGPTETTICATLHDVPDTAGGERVTPIGAPAANTRVFVLDGRMRPVPVGVVGELYVGGVGVARGYLDRPALTAERFVPDPLSGEPGARLYRTGDLGRWLPEGALAFAGRTDAQVKIRGFRVEPGEIEAQLVEHPAVREAVVVAREDAPGEKRLVAYYLADEPVAVEALKAHLAERLPEHMVPAAYVRLDAMPLTPSGKVDRRALPAPDADAFAVRDYEEPVGETEQALAEIWSELLGAERVGRRDHFIELGGHSLVAVRVVSRVREALGVEALAGDLFERPVLADFARGLETAARADLPAIVPAERGGRLELSFAQQRLWFLEQLGGTGAAYHIPMSLRLQGELDRGALVRALDRIVARHEALRTTFPAVDGEPFQRVAAVEESAFHLVEHDLRASADAEDELRRLVQDEASAPFDLEHGPLIRGRLVRMAADDHVLLLTMHHIVSDGWSMGVLFGELSALYAAFARGEPDPLPPLPVQYADYAAWHRRWVEGPVLEAQADYWRETLAGAPELLELPADHPRPARQDFAGASLKVELDEALTAALRTLGQRHGATLHMTLLAGWAAVLARLSGQDDVVVGTPSANRGRSEIEGLIGFFVNTLALRVDLSGAPTVAELLGRVKERSLGAQHHQDVPFEQVVELLQPVRSLAHSPLFQVMFAWQNAPDGTLELPGLQSAAAPASAQESAKFDLTLALAESGDRIVGDLNYATALFDRATVERHVGYLRRVLEEMAADDTQPVDRLELLPAEERCSVVEEWNATDAAYPREACVHELFAAQVERTPAAVAVEYEDRALAYAELNARANRLAHHLRALGVGPDARAALCVERGVEMVVAMLAVLKAGGAYVPLDPSYPDERLRYMLSDSRPAVLLASRPLAARFAAAGVPVLDPADEAAWAHLPAADPRPAGLSPDHLAYVIYTSG